One part of the Kryptolebias marmoratus isolate JLee-2015 linkage group LG2, ASM164957v2, whole genome shotgun sequence genome encodes these proteins:
- the abhd15a gene encoding protein ABHD15, producing the protein MLEWLVALCILVVLVLFVWPGTRSAFGGECQRPGMSQRQEKDGTGKARAAVALICKPSALAKYLQKHCRTFSDYSPWAGWTWRASAVLQSAREACWPCESAVQFVRDNLQLSDDGLVSLDWAVPSYHRRRRTSSHSTSPVLLIVPNSFGRITRNVLKLCEMALAHGYLPAVFNRRSHNGTPLTTLKLQQFGDPSDLREAVRYIRYRQPAGRLYAVSESSGSGLLLSYLGECGSSSYMTAAVCLSPVFRCQSWFENDLCRPLQWVLALYQKISLSRYRTALGDIMHTDALFSSCSLRGVEEALFCQSGHTGSNSAAPAGTGNGSSISTSVGWDSYWERNEPLRDVDEVAIPVLSVCSRDDPVRGDAQSTIPLELFETNPHFFLLLTDRGGHCGFSAQSERKAASVAAPNSSAESDDTNWSHKVVLEFFRATTDFFNAEERAKQLAARRRGLGGGLGGRAFRHRSVSTCKRVPACSHNIHAIYSWQRSYTQ; encoded by the exons ATGCTGGAATGGCTTGTTGCTCTCTGCATTCTTGTGGTCCTGGTGCTCTTCGTGTGGCCGGGCACCAGGTCTGCCTTCGGTGGCGAGTGTCAGAGACCCGGGATGTCACAGCGGCAGGAGAAGGACGGGACCGGGAAGGCGCGCGCCGCTGTGGCGCTCATCTGCAAACCGTCCGCGCTGGCCAAGTACCTCCAGAAACACTGCAGGACCTTCTCTGATTACTCGCCCTGGGCGGGCTGGACGTGGCGGGCCAGCGCCGTGCTTCAGAGCGCGCGCGAGGCGTGCTGGCCCTGCGAGAGCGCGGTCCAGTTCGTGCGCGACAACCTGCAGCTGAGCGACGATGGGCTGGTGTCCCTGGACTGGGCTGTGCCGTCCTACCACAGGAGACGCAGGACCTCCAGTCACTCCACCAGTCCCGTCCTCCTCATTGTGCCGAACTCTTTCGGGAGGATCACGAGAAACGTCCTGAAG TTGTGCGAAATGGCACTGGCCCATGGCTACCTCCCAGCAGTCTTCAACCGCCGCAGCCACAACGGCACACCACTCACCACCCTCAAACTGCAGCAGTTTGGCGACCCTTCAGACCTTCGCGAGGCCGTGCGTTACATCCGCTACCGCCAGCCGGCGGGACGGCTGTACGCGGTGAGCGAGAGCTCCGGCTCGGGCCTCCTGCTGTCTTACCTGGGGGAGTGCGGCTCATCGAGCTACATGACGGCGGCCGTGTGCCTGTCGCCCGTGTTCCGCTGCCAGAGCTGGTTTGAGAACGACCTCTGTCGGCCTCTGCAGTGGGTGTTGGCTCTGTACCAGAAGATAAGTCTCAGCAG GTACAGGACAGCACTGGGGGACATTATGCATACAGACGCTCTGTTTTCCAGCTGTTCCTTGCGGGGTGTGGAGGAGGCACTGTTCTGTCAGTCTGGGCATACTGGCTCCAActcagcagctccagcaggcACCGGCAacggcagcagcatcagcaccTCGGTCGGCTGGGATTCCTACTGGGAGCGCAACGAACCGTTAAGAGACGTGGACGAAGTGGCGATTCCCGTTCTGAGCGTGTGCTCTAGGGACGACCCCGTCCGAGGAGACGCCCAGTCCACCATACCCTTGGAGCTCTTTGAGACAAACCCGCACTTTTTCCTCCTTCTAACTGACCGCGGGGGTCACTGCGGCTTCTCCGCCCAGTCTGAGAGGAAAGCCGCTTCTGTGGCAGCGCCGAACAGCTCGGCAGAGAGCGACGACACCAACTGGAGCCACAAAGTGGTGCTGGAGTTCTTCAGGGCCACCACGGACTTCTTCAACGCAGAGGAGAGGGCGAAGCAGCTCGCCGCTCGGAGGAGGGGCCTCGGAGGAGGCCTAGGAGGAAGAGCTTTCCGTCACCGTAGTGTCAGCACTTGCAAACGGGTGCCGGCGTGTTCCCATAATATCCACGCCATTTACAGTTGGCAGAGGTCCTACACTCAATGA